The Paenibacillus sp. FSL H7-0357 nucleotide sequence TGAATTTCTCCGTAGGTAGTCACTTTGTTCACTTTATCTACGATCAAACCTACGAATTCATCCCGGCAACGGACTACGATAATCCGGGTTTCTCTTGTATAGGGCTCATCCGACATACCAAGCAGATTGCGCAGGCTCATGACACAGACTACTTTGCCCCGGAGGTTCACCACGCCCTTAACTTCATTCCTGGTGAACGGTATATCCGTAATGCTCAGCATCTTAATGATTTCATGAATCTCTTCGATACGGATCGCACAGGTCTCGGCACCCACGGCGAGTTCAATATACTGTTCCTTCTGCAGCGTGGACATGTTGTCACCTTCAGTCTGTAAAATTAGTGGGTTTTGAATGCGGCAGCGGAAATCGCCAATTCTTCAGAGAGCTGAGCCAAAGACTGGCAGGTAGCTGCAGTCTCTTCAGAAGCAGCGGCGGACTCCTCACTAGAAGCCGAGATTGCTTCTACCGAACTCATAACCTCTGCAGCCTGTGCAGACTCTTCTTCGCAAGCTGCAGCAATTTCATTCACTTTAAGCGCGGAGTTATTCACCATCGCGATAATTTGCTCAAAAGCCTGGCTGGTCATCGAAGATTGCTCCACACTTTCGGACACGGCCCGGACACTTTGCTTCGTATTTTCCTGCATCGCTTTAATAATCTTCGTAATTTCCTTGGTCGCCTCGCTGCTTCGTTCCGCCAGCTTGCGGACTTCATCGGCTACAACGGCAAAGCCGCGGCCCTGTTCTCCGGCACGGGCTGCTTCAATGGCTGCGTTCAGCGCAAGCAGGTTCGTTTGCTCGGCGATATCGTCAATGACCTCAATAATATCGCCAATCTTGCTGGAGTCATCCTCCAGCTGAGTCAT carries:
- a CDS encoding chemotaxis protein CheW — encoded protein: MSTLQKEQYIELAVGAETCAIRIEEIHEIIKMLSITDIPFTRNEVKGVVNLRGKVVCVMSLRNLLGMSDEPYTRETRIIVVRCRDEFVGLIVDKVNKVTTYGEIHPPTGAHSRSREGVFHGIGQQGDQLIGILKLEEILGG